From Lycium ferocissimum isolate CSIRO_LF1 chromosome 12, AGI_CSIRO_Lferr_CH_V1, whole genome shotgun sequence, one genomic window encodes:
- the LOC132040782 gene encoding protein MHF1 homolog isoform X1 — protein MLNNNSPTIDIDGGEMASEVDRDEEEAVTELLRDRFRLCTISIAQSQAKQSAMEVSQPIITCISDLAFKFAEQLAKDLELFAQHAGRKSVNMEDVIVSAHRNDHLAASLRSFSNDLKAKEPNLERKRKKNSRREDRVARELLRTPDT, from the exons ATGCTCAACAACAATTCCCCTACTATCGACATAGATGGAGGCGAAATGGCAAGTGAAGTTGACAGAGACGAAGAAGAAGCCGTTACCGAATTACTCCGTGATCGTTTCCGGCTATGCACAATCTCCATTGCCCAATCACAGG CAAAACAATCTGCTATGGAGGTTTCTCAACCCATCATCACCTGTATTTCTGATTTAGCCTTCAAGTTTGCAG AACAGCTAGCGAAGGACCTTGAATTATTTGCACAGCATGCTGGTCGTAAGTCCGTAAACATGGAAGATGTTATTGTTTCCG CACATCGGAATGATCACCTGGCTGCCTCATTGAGGTCCTTCAGCAATGACCTAAAAGCAAAAGAGCCCAATTTggagaggaagaggaagaaaaatTCCAGAAGGGAAGATAGAGTTGCTCGAGAGTTACTTCGTACTCCGGACACTTAG
- the LOC132040782 gene encoding protein MHF1 homolog isoform X2, producing MLNNNSPTIDIDGGEMASEVDRDEEEAVTELLRDRFRLCTISIAQSQAKQSAMEVSQPIITCISDLAFKFAEQLAKDLELFAQHAGRKSVNMEDVIVSGKGNLEAGREEYEVEG from the exons ATGCTCAACAACAATTCCCCTACTATCGACATAGATGGAGGCGAAATGGCAAGTGAAGTTGACAGAGACGAAGAAGAAGCCGTTACCGAATTACTCCGTGATCGTTTCCGGCTATGCACAATCTCCATTGCCCAATCACAGG CAAAACAATCTGCTATGGAGGTTTCTCAACCCATCATCACCTGTATTTCTGATTTAGCCTTCAAGTTTGCAG AACAGCTAGCGAAGGACCTTGAATTATTTGCACAGCATGCTGGTCGTAAGTCCGTAAACATGGAAGATGTTATTGTTTCCG GAAAGGGCAACTTGGAAGCAGGGAGAGAAGAGTATGAAGTGGAAGGATAG